Part of the Pseudomonas sp. M30-35 genome is shown below.
AGCCCTGCACGAACAAAGGATACCAGTACAATCGACGTGCCGGTGCAGGCTTGGTTCAGTGCCAGCGCCAGAGACTGAACATCCGCAGCCATGCGCTCACCACTCTGCTGCAGTGCGCGCTCAAACAGGGCCTTGTGTACTGGCGTCGGCGCGTGTTCCTGGCTGATCATCTCGGAGTAGTGTTTTTGCTGGGTTTGAATCAAGCGCTCCTTCTCCGCGACGTCGGTCACTTCAATCTGCACCGCTTGCAGCAAAAAATGCACATCATCCGCGACATAACTGCCGCTACCGACAGTGTTCAGTTCGCCAAGAGAAAGCGTCATAGACTGCGCTCCACCAGCTTGGCCAGTTGGCTACGCGCTGGAGTCGCCCACATATGACACACATCCATGAAGCCAAGGTCGGTGATGCTGTCGCCAAAGCCCAATACCGGCCGTTCGCCATTGAGTTCAAGGTCGCGGCGTAACCACTCTTCAACCGCTAGCCGTTTAGACAGCCCCATCGGCAAAAATGCCAAGTTGTTGCTATTACCGTGGATATGCAGGCCGTCCAGCAGGCCCCGCGCCTGGACTTCGGCCAGCACGGTATTAAGCACGTCATCGTTGGATTCGTTGTGTTTGGTGACCACGTAATGCTGTAAACCCTGCTCTTCAACCACCCAGCCGCGAAGCGAGATTCCAAGCTCCTTGCCGATTTCCAGTG
Proteins encoded:
- a CDS encoding trehalose phosphatase, giving the protein MSSNRPLVLIDLDDTLFQTARKMVEGTPRHTATLDIEGRPNGYMSPVQKSFVEWLLASADVVPVTARSVEAYSRVQLPFTHGAICAHGGVMLDSTGVLDQRWQAHMTVVLASYQGRLQGLSEATLEIGKELGISLRGWVVEEQGLQHYVVTKHNESNDDVLNTVLAEVQARGLLDGLHIHGNSNNLAFLPMGLSKRLAVEEWLRRDLELNGERPVLGFGDSITDLGFMDVCHMWATPARSQLAKLVERSL